Proteins from a genomic interval of Nitrospina gracilis Nb-211:
- a CDS encoding integration host factor subunit beta, with protein MTKAELVEKVSAQINLTKKQTEVVVNTVFQSITESLAEGKKVELRGFGSFRVRSRNARIGRNPKSGDRVDVPAKRVPFFKAGKELRELVDDQAAGDDNSFDDDD; from the coding sequence ATGACCAAGGCGGAGTTGGTTGAAAAAGTTTCGGCACAAATCAATTTGACCAAAAAGCAAACTGAGGTTGTCGTAAACACAGTTTTTCAAAGCATCACCGAGTCTTTGGCCGAAGGTAAAAAAGTGGAACTGAGAGGCTTCGGCAGTTTCCGGGTAAGAAGCCGTAATGCCCGCATTGGCAGGAATCCGAAATCCGGCGACCGGGTGGACGTCCCAGCCAAACGCGTCCCCTTTTTCAAGGCGGGTAAAGAGTTGCGGGAGTTGGTGGACGATCAGGCCGCCGGCGACGACAATTCCTTCGACGATGACGATTAA
- the sppA gene encoding signal peptide peptidase SppA — MDNPAKDSGKKERRSFSRGFWWFLFILLALFAGSSLLGRFLGDGEFNGREKIALVEVTGVIMDSGDIVRQLSNYRRDAEIKAIVLRVDSPGGGVAPSQEIYEEVLRIRADKKPIYTSMGSMAASGGYYIACATDRIYANPGTLTGSIGVIMAFTNASELIGKIGIKPEVIKSGKYKDIGSPTRPMTKTERRYMQKVSDDVHNQFITAVAEGRGLDMKTARSLADGRVFTGKQAQGYKLVDDMGGLEETIQQLAKAVGIQGRPRVVVERPEKSLLEILLGANVSESLETSLWPTQLPRLLYLWLP, encoded by the coding sequence ATGGACAATCCGGCGAAAGATTCCGGCAAAAAGGAACGCAGGAGCTTCAGCAGAGGATTCTGGTGGTTCCTGTTCATCCTGCTGGCGTTGTTTGCCGGGTCGTCCCTGCTCGGCCGTTTCCTGGGCGACGGCGAGTTCAACGGGCGCGAGAAGATCGCGCTGGTTGAAGTCACCGGCGTCATCATGGACTCCGGCGACATCGTCCGCCAGTTGTCCAATTACCGGCGCGACGCCGAGATCAAGGCCATCGTCCTGCGTGTGGACTCCCCCGGCGGCGGCGTGGCACCGTCGCAGGAAATCTATGAAGAGGTCCTGCGTATCCGCGCCGACAAAAAACCCATCTACACCTCCATGGGCTCCATGGCCGCGTCCGGCGGCTACTACATCGCCTGCGCCACCGACCGCATCTACGCCAACCCCGGCACCCTGACCGGGAGCATCGGCGTCATCATGGCCTTCACCAACGCCAGCGAACTGATCGGCAAGATCGGCATCAAACCGGAAGTCATCAAAAGCGGCAAGTACAAGGACATCGGCTCGCCGACGCGGCCCATGACCAAGACCGAGCGGCGTTACATGCAGAAGGTTTCCGATGACGTGCACAACCAGTTCATCACCGCCGTGGCGGAAGGGCGCGGGCTGGATATGAAAACCGCGCGCAGCCTGGCGGACGGTCGCGTCTTCACCGGCAAGCAGGCACAAGGCTACAAGCTGGTGGACGACATGGGCGGGCTGGAAGAAACCATCCAGCAGTTGGCGAAGGCAGTGGGCATTCAAGGCCGCCCCCGGGTTGTGGTGGAACGGCCCGAAAAGAGCCTGCTAGAAATCCTGCTGGGAGCCAATGTCAGCGAAAGCCTCGAAACCTCCCTGTGGCCCACGCAACTGCCCCGCCTGCTCTACCTCTGGCTTCCATAG
- a CDS encoding 30S ribosomal protein S1, whose product MSNTDFDLDETVEEMTEEDKQIRAEMEAYLEKSMTGFREGEIINGRVLNVGNGMVTVDVGFKSEGVINLNEFPESEKPLNIGDEVEVYLERVEDQDGIVVLSKEKANKIKIWEKLVKAFEAEEIIEGTVVAKAKGGLTVDIGLKAFLPGSQIDLRPVRNLEKLIGEKFKMKIIKMNKKRGNIVLSRRVLLEEERKHARADTLQKMEEGNQVDGIVKNITDYGVFIDLGGIDGLLHITDMSWGRVNHPSEMFSIGDKVTVMVLKYDKEKERVSLGLKQITPDPWVDVDQKYPVNTRINGKVVSITDYGAFVELEKGIEGLVHVSEMSWSRHVKHPSKMVSIGDSVEAVVLTLDKEKKRISLGMKQTEPNPWENIEEKYPIGSTAEGIVRNLTEFGAFVELEDGVDGLIHISDMSWNKKIKHPSELLKKKDKVQAVVLNIDKDNCRISLGMKQLEADPWDDIPEQYPLGKEIAGTIVKVTGFGAFAEFDDGLEGLIHVSQLSSKKVTHPEKVVKVGDEIKAKVIKVDTANKKIGLSIKAYEENLDPSEIEDVQLDDESKEEGESS is encoded by the coding sequence GTGAGTAACACAGATTTTGATCTCGACGAAACCGTCGAAGAAATGACCGAAGAAGATAAGCAGATCCGGGCAGAGATGGAAGCCTACCTGGAAAAAAGCATGACCGGATTCCGCGAAGGCGAAATCATCAACGGACGCGTGCTCAACGTCGGCAACGGCATGGTGACCGTCGATGTCGGCTTCAAATCCGAAGGCGTCATCAATCTCAACGAATTCCCGGAAAGCGAGAAACCGCTCAACATCGGCGACGAAGTCGAGGTGTACCTGGAGCGGGTGGAGGACCAAGACGGCATCGTCGTCCTGTCCAAGGAAAAGGCGAACAAGATCAAAATCTGGGAGAAGCTGGTCAAAGCCTTCGAAGCGGAAGAGATCATCGAAGGCACCGTGGTCGCCAAGGCGAAAGGCGGCCTGACGGTGGACATCGGTCTGAAAGCCTTCCTGCCGGGTTCGCAGATCGACCTGCGGCCGGTGCGCAACCTGGAAAAGCTGATCGGCGAAAAGTTCAAGATGAAGATCATCAAGATGAACAAGAAGCGCGGCAACATCGTGCTCTCCCGCCGTGTTTTGCTGGAAGAGGAGCGCAAGCACGCGCGCGCCGACACCCTCCAGAAAATGGAGGAAGGCAACCAGGTGGACGGCATCGTCAAGAACATCACCGACTACGGTGTGTTCATCGACCTGGGCGGCATCGACGGCCTGCTTCACATCACCGACATGTCCTGGGGCCGCGTCAACCATCCCTCGGAAATGTTCTCCATCGGCGACAAGGTCACCGTCATGGTGCTCAAGTACGATAAGGAAAAAGAGCGCGTCTCCCTGGGCCTCAAGCAGATCACCCCGGACCCGTGGGTGGACGTCGACCAGAAGTACCCGGTCAATACCCGCATCAACGGCAAGGTGGTGTCCATCACCGATTACGGCGCGTTCGTCGAGCTGGAGAAAGGCATCGAGGGCCTGGTGCACGTCTCCGAGATGTCGTGGAGCCGCCACGTGAAACACCCCAGCAAGATGGTGAGCATCGGCGACAGCGTCGAGGCGGTGGTGCTGACGCTCGACAAGGAAAAGAAACGCATCTCTCTGGGCATGAAGCAGACCGAGCCCAACCCGTGGGAAAACATCGAGGAGAAGTACCCGATCGGCTCCACCGCCGAGGGCATCGTGCGCAACCTCACCGAGTTCGGCGCGTTCGTGGAACTCGAGGACGGCGTCGATGGCCTGATTCACATCTCCGACATGTCGTGGAACAAGAAGATCAAGCACCCCTCCGAACTGCTCAAGAAAAAAGACAAGGTGCAGGCGGTGGTGTTGAACATCGACAAAGACAACTGCCGCATCTCCCTCGGCATGAAGCAGTTGGAGGCCGACCCGTGGGACGACATCCCCGAGCAGTATCCGCTGGGCAAGGAGATCGCCGGCACCATCGTGAAGGTCACCGGCTTCGGTGCGTTCGCGGAGTTCGACGACGGGCTGGAAGGCCTGATCCACGTGTCGCAGTTGAGTTCGAAAAAAGTCACGCATCCGGAAAAGGTGGTGAAGGTGGGTGACGAGATCAAGGCCAAGGTCATCAAGGTGGACACGGCCAACAAGAAGATCGGCCTCAGCATCAAGGCGTACGAGGAAAACCTCGATCCTTCGGAGATCGAGGACGTGCAACTCGATGACGAGTCGAAAGAGGAAGGGGAATCCTCCTGA
- the cmk gene encoding (d)CMP kinase yields the protein MIVAIDGPAGSGKSTVARMVARRLKFRYIETGSMYRAVAWKANQLGLDPKNREETAKVAANLNIEFQPAEDGSQRVFVEGKELTRDLKNETVGRMAAVVAANPEVREILVSKQREMGKKHDVVMDGRDIGTVVFPDAQKKFYLDADPVERARRRYDEMKAANANLDFDQIVEQVRQRDHEDKTRAASPLKAADDAVWIDTTSLSIDDVVEKMVRVIESTPEEMKSKS from the coding sequence ATGATCGTAGCCATAGACGGACCCGCGGGAAGCGGCAAGAGCACGGTCGCGCGCATGGTCGCCCGGCGGCTCAAGTTCCGGTACATCGAGACCGGCTCCATGTACCGCGCCGTAGCGTGGAAAGCGAACCAGTTGGGCCTCGACCCCAAAAACCGGGAGGAGACCGCGAAGGTGGCGGCGAACCTCAATATCGAATTTCAACCGGCGGAAGACGGCAGTCAGCGCGTGTTCGTGGAAGGAAAAGAACTCACGCGCGACCTCAAAAACGAGACCGTCGGCCGCATGGCCGCGGTGGTGGCGGCCAACCCGGAGGTGCGGGAAATCCTCGTCTCCAAACAACGGGAGATGGGAAAGAAACACGACGTGGTGATGGACGGACGCGACATCGGCACCGTCGTTTTTCCCGACGCACAGAAAAAGTTTTATCTCGACGCCGACCCCGTGGAACGCGCAAGGCGGCGCTACGACGAGATGAAGGCCGCGAACGCAAATCTCGACTTCGACCAGATCGTCGAGCAGGTGCGGCAACGCGACCACGAAGACAAAACCCGCGCCGCCTCGCCGCTCAAGGCAGCGGACGATGCGGTGTGGATCGACACCACTTCCCTCAGCATCGACGACGTGGTGGAAAAAATGGTGCGGGTCATCGAATCCACACCCGAAGAAATGAAAAGCAAATCGTAA
- a CDS encoding prephenate dehydrogenase, producing MQPFSKITIIGVGLLGASLAKVCKERKLADNIAGFGRSADNLKRAGEQGVIDHGTTDLKDAVAGADLVVLCSPVASIADRFREMAPHLSAGCLVTDVGSVKAPLVRDIEPLLPEGVHYVPAHPIAGAEKSGLDASTADLYEGARCILTPTENTDPAALERIQKFWEAVGMRVQILTADEHDFIYGAVSHLPHVVAFALINAIGQLKTSDQEDILNLSAGGLRDITRIASSDPVMWRDICLANKTHVLDLIGRFSQSLEDIRKQIEQGDGAGLEKSFKNANGHRGKLVGQNS from the coding sequence ATGCAACCATTTTCCAAAATAACCATCATCGGCGTCGGCCTGTTGGGGGCTTCGCTCGCCAAGGTGTGCAAAGAGCGCAAGCTGGCGGACAACATCGCCGGGTTCGGCCGGAGCGCCGACAACCTGAAGCGCGCCGGGGAACAGGGCGTCATCGACCACGGCACCACCGACCTGAAAGACGCGGTGGCCGGGGCCGACCTCGTCGTTCTCTGCTCGCCGGTGGCCAGCATTGCCGACCGCTTCCGCGAGATGGCGCCGCACCTGAGCGCCGGGTGCCTCGTCACCGATGTCGGCTCCGTCAAAGCGCCGCTGGTGCGGGACATCGAGCCGCTTCTGCCCGAGGGCGTGCATTACGTACCGGCGCACCCGATCGCCGGGGCGGAGAAATCGGGACTCGACGCCTCGACCGCCGATCTCTATGAAGGCGCGCGTTGCATCCTGACGCCGACGGAGAACACCGACCCGGCGGCGCTCGAACGCATTCAGAAATTCTGGGAAGCGGTGGGTATGCGCGTGCAGATCCTCACTGCGGACGAACACGATTTCATTTACGGCGCCGTCAGCCACCTGCCGCATGTGGTGGCCTTCGCGCTGATCAACGCCATCGGCCAGCTCAAGACCTCGGACCAGGAAGACATCCTGAACCTGTCGGCAGGCGGCCTGCGCGACATCACCCGCATCGCATCCAGCGACCCCGTAATGTGGCGCGACATCTGCCTCGCCAACAAAACGCATGTGCTGGACCTGATCGGCCGTTTCTCCCAATCACTGGAAGACATCCGCAAGCAGATCGAGCAGGGCGACGGCGCGGGCCTGGAAAAATCTTTTAAAAACGCCAATGGACACCGTGGCAAACTGGTAGGACAGAACTCATGA
- the pheA gene encoding prephenate dehydratase, giving the protein MGKIDEIRDRIDKIDEKLLELFNRRADLAIKIGKEKSKRNESNHFHVPHREREIFERMKRLNTGPLPAHSIESIFREIFSATLALEKPLRIAYLGPETTFSHQAAIKAFGHSSAFEPAASIESIFSMVERGHVDYGIVPIENSTEGVVNLTLDCFVDSNLYISDEVLLGINLYLLSKTGNLDDIKEIYSHPQPFAQCRSWLNRHAAGIDQIPTSSTAVAAEVASKHKHAAAIAGKLAAEFYDLKIIAEKIEDRAQNTTRFLVIGKEPAKKAKRNKTSVMFSIQDEAGSLLKILQVFGRNEINLTKIQSRPLRNRSWEYLFFVDFEGHIDDPGIDKVIKTVSKRCMYFRVLGSYPWNG; this is encoded by the coding sequence TTGGGCAAAATTGACGAGATCCGTGACCGGATTGACAAGATCGATGAAAAGCTGTTAGAGCTTTTCAATCGGCGCGCCGATCTGGCCATCAAAATCGGCAAAGAGAAAAGCAAAAGGAACGAATCGAATCATTTCCACGTCCCGCACCGGGAACGTGAAATCTTCGAGCGCATGAAGCGCCTCAACACGGGGCCCCTGCCTGCGCACTCCATCGAATCCATTTTCCGCGAAATCTTTTCCGCCACGTTGGCGCTGGAAAAACCCCTGCGCATTGCGTACCTCGGTCCGGAGACCACGTTCTCCCACCAGGCGGCGATCAAGGCGTTCGGGCACTCGTCCGCGTTCGAGCCGGCGGCATCCATCGAGTCCATTTTCTCCATGGTCGAGCGTGGGCATGTCGATTACGGCATCGTGCCCATCGAAAACTCCACCGAAGGTGTGGTCAACCTGACGCTCGACTGCTTCGTCGATTCCAACCTGTACATCTCGGACGAAGTCCTGCTCGGCATCAACCTGTACCTGCTGTCGAAAACCGGCAACCTCGACGACATCAAGGAAATCTACTCGCACCCGCAACCGTTCGCGCAGTGCCGGAGCTGGCTGAACCGCCACGCGGCGGGCATCGATCAGATCCCGACGTCCAGCACCGCCGTTGCCGCGGAGGTGGCGAGCAAACACAAGCACGCCGCCGCCATCGCCGGCAAACTGGCCGCCGAATTTTACGATCTCAAAATCATCGCCGAAAAAATAGAAGACCGCGCGCAGAACACGACGCGGTTCCTGGTGATCGGCAAGGAACCCGCAAAGAAGGCGAAGCGCAACAAGACCTCGGTCATGTTTTCCATTCAGGACGAAGCGGGATCCCTGCTCAAAATCCTGCAGGTGTTCGGGCGCAACGAAATCAATCTGACCAAGATTCAATCGCGGCCCCTGCGCAACCGGTCGTGGGAGTACCTGTTTTTCGTCGATTTTGAAGGACACATCGACGATCCCGGCATCGACAAAGTCATCAAGACCGTCAGCAAGCGGTGCATGTATTTCCGCGTGCTCGGCTCGTATCCGTGGAACGGCTGA
- a CDS encoding MTH1187 family thiamine-binding protein, which produces MILLEFSMSPMDKGESLSPYVSRSLDIVSKSGIPYRLTPMGTCLEGEWDEVMGVIKQCYEKMSSDCNRITCSIKIDYRKGKSGRLDSKIASVEKHLGREVNK; this is translated from the coding sequence ATGATCCTTTTGGAATTCAGCATGTCACCGATGGACAAGGGGGAGAGCCTGAGCCCCTACGTCAGCCGTTCTCTGGATATCGTATCGAAAAGCGGAATTCCCTACCGCCTGACGCCCATGGGCACCTGCCTGGAAGGCGAGTGGGACGAGGTGATGGGCGTTATCAAGCAGTGCTACGAAAAGATGAGCTCCGACTGCAACCGCATCACCTGCTCGATCAAGATCGACTACCGGAAAGGCAAATCGGGCCGGCTCGACTCGAAGATCGCCTCCGTCGAAAAACACCTCGGCCGCGAGGTGAATAAGTAA
- a CDS encoding GNAT family N-acetyltransferase, with translation MEAFSKDDLPGLKTLSEEAGWEHTQADWEAILESGYVCGERDASGTPTACGALFDYGPALCTLGMLLVTPSRQKKGVGKKIVQHLLDRREPQNKPMMLVAGSRLKEYYEKLGFHEVERIHKLEAPPNTPPPVSTFSLQQSIQPLMEQDLAPVLSVDQQVVGADRSQLLRIRYRQTEKTLRITNPQGTLLGYAMGVKQDKQLLIGPLIAFNRFSAIDLISALMEEHNGGPVRIDVSSRRKDLVQTLLDAGFKELDTQPVMVKDAPSLPGKRDHLFALASQAWG, from the coding sequence ATGGAGGCGTTTTCCAAAGACGATCTCCCCGGCCTGAAAACCCTCTCGGAGGAAGCGGGCTGGGAGCACACGCAAGCCGACTGGGAAGCCATCCTGGAATCCGGATACGTGTGCGGTGAGCGCGATGCCTCCGGCACCCCCACCGCCTGCGGCGCCCTGTTCGACTACGGCCCCGCCCTGTGCACTCTCGGCATGTTGCTGGTCACCCCATCCCGGCAGAAAAAAGGTGTGGGGAAAAAGATCGTGCAACATCTGCTCGATCGGCGCGAGCCGCAAAACAAGCCGATGATGCTGGTGGCGGGAAGCCGCCTGAAAGAATATTACGAGAAGCTCGGTTTCCACGAGGTGGAACGCATCCACAAACTGGAAGCGCCGCCAAACACCCCGCCGCCCGTCTCCACCTTTTCCCTGCAACAAAGCATCCAGCCGCTCATGGAACAGGACCTCGCGCCCGTGCTTTCCGTGGACCAGCAGGTGGTGGGCGCGGACCGGTCGCAACTGCTCCGCATCCGCTACCGGCAGACCGAAAAGACGCTCCGCATCACCAACCCGCAGGGCACCCTGCTGGGCTACGCGATGGGCGTGAAGCAGGACAAACAGTTGCTCATCGGCCCGCTCATCGCCTTCAACCGCTTCTCGGCGATCGACCTCATCTCCGCATTGATGGAGGAGCACAACGGCGGCCCGGTGCGCATCGACGTCTCCAGCCGCCGCAAAGACCTGGTGCAGACCCTGCTGGACGCAGGCTTCAAGGAACTCGACACCCAGCCGGTGATGGTGAAAGACGCCCCGTCGCTCCCCGGCAAACGCGACCACCTGTTCGCCCTCGCCTCCCAGGCGTGGGGGTGA